The following are encoded together in the Flavobacterium sp. TR2 genome:
- a CDS encoding alpha-galactosidase codes for MKKALLLLVVISFFWKANAQNDPIAIETQNTALILKVAKNGLLYQSYLGAKLEASAYNTLSKETERTFVINDGNPLLNLRHEAYPTYGTNNLFESAIRMTHNDGNPALELVYVSHQTKKIDGNTTETIIKMKDPVYPVEVTLYYKAFYKENVVEQWTEIVHREKKPVTLYNYASSMLHFDANQYWLTQFHGDWAKEVRMQESQLTSGAKVIDSKLGVRTNMYQTPVFFLGLNEKAKENTGELVAGTIAWSGNFKFTFELDNKNSLRISSGINPFASEYNLQPGEIFTTPSFIYTFSNKGKGQASRNLHSWAKNYGVKDGDKSRLTLLNNWETTFFNFDENKLTEMFEDAKTLGVDMFLLDDGWFGNKYPRSGDKSGLGDWEATKTKLPNGLGFLMQQAEKTGVKFGIWIEPEMVNPKSELYEKHPDWVLKLQNREESYYRTQLVLDLSNPKVQDFVFKTVDDIMQTNGGVAFFKWDCNRMMTNAYSTYLKNQQSHLFIEYTRGLYKVLERIKTKYPHLPMMLCAGGGGRTDYAFLKYFTEFWASDNTDPFNRVFIQWGYSQFFPAFSICNHVTSWGNQSIKFKTDVAMMGKLGFDINVKELKEKELKYTQDAVANYKRLSPVIWHGDMYRMISPYEDSRAVLMYVDESKDKAVLFSYTLHPLYDPQYNLVRFQGLDANKTYKVEEINLMPEAKKTLEESGASFTGDYLMNVGLRVSSSKVESSVVLEITAVSGN; via the coding sequence ATGAAAAAAGCACTTCTCCTATTAGTTGTGATCTCTTTCTTTTGGAAAGCTAATGCACAAAATGATCCCATAGCAATTGAAACCCAGAATACGGCATTAATCTTAAAAGTGGCTAAAAACGGATTGCTTTATCAGTCTTATTTAGGTGCAAAACTAGAAGCTTCTGCCTATAATACGCTTTCCAAAGAAACCGAAAGAACATTTGTTATAAACGACGGAAATCCACTGCTTAATCTTAGACATGAGGCGTATCCGACTTATGGTACAAACAATTTGTTTGAGTCAGCGATTCGAATGACTCATAATGACGGAAATCCTGCTTTGGAGTTAGTTTACGTAAGCCATCAGACAAAAAAAATAGATGGCAACACGACCGAAACTATCATAAAAATGAAGGACCCGGTTTATCCTGTGGAGGTGACATTGTATTATAAAGCTTTTTATAAAGAAAATGTTGTCGAGCAATGGACAGAAATTGTACATCGCGAAAAGAAACCTGTAACGCTCTACAACTATGCGTCATCTATGCTGCACTTTGACGCCAATCAGTATTGGCTGACTCAGTTTCATGGAGATTGGGCAAAAGAGGTTAGAATGCAGGAAAGCCAATTGACAAGCGGTGCCAAAGTAATTGATTCTAAATTGGGAGTTAGAACCAATATGTATCAAACGCCCGTTTTCTTTTTAGGATTGAATGAAAAAGCCAAAGAAAATACGGGAGAACTTGTTGCTGGAACTATTGCGTGGTCCGGAAATTTTAAGTTTACTTTTGAATTGGACAATAAAAATTCACTTAGAATTTCTTCTGGAATTAATCCGTTTGCTTCAGAATATAATCTTCAGCCAGGCGAAATATTTACGACTCCTTCCTTTATATATACTTTTTCAAACAAAGGAAAAGGGCAGGCAAGCAGGAATTTGCATTCTTGGGCGAAAAATTATGGCGTAAAAGATGGAGACAAGTCTCGTTTGACTTTATTGAACAATTGGGAAACCACTTTTTTTAATTTTGATGAAAACAAATTGACGGAAATGTTTGAAGATGCTAAAACATTGGGTGTTGATATGTTTTTATTGGATGATGGCTGGTTTGGAAATAAATATCCAAGAAGTGGAGACAAATCTGGTTTGGGAGATTGGGAAGCCACAAAAACAAAACTGCCAAACGGTTTAGGCTTCCTAATGCAGCAAGCAGAAAAAACAGGTGTTAAATTCGGAATCTGGATTGAACCTGAAATGGTAAACCCGAAAAGTGAATTGTACGAAAAACATCCAGACTGGGTTTTAAAATTGCAAAATAGGGAAGAAAGCTATTACCGTACGCAATTGGTTTTGGATTTATCGAATCCGAAAGTGCAGGATTTTGTGTTTAAAACAGTAGACGATATTATGCAGACCAATGGTGGAGTCGCTTTCTTTAAATGGGATTGCAACCGTATGATGACCAACGCTTATTCTACGTACTTAAAAAATCAGCAGTCACACTTATTTATTGAATACACTAGAGGTTTGTATAAAGTTTTGGAGCGAATTAAAACAAAATATCCGCATTTGCCAATGATGCTTTGCGCAGGCGGTGGCGGAAGAACAGATTATGCGTTCTTAAAATATTTCACTGAGTTTTGGGCTAGTGACAATACAGATCCGTTTAATAGAGTTTTTATTCAATGGGGCTATTCACAGTTTTTTCCAGCTTTTTCAATTTGCAATCACGTAACATCATGGGGCAATCAGTCTATAAAATTTAAAACAGATGTTGCTATGATGGGCAAATTAGGTTTTGACATAAATGTAAAAGAACTGAAAGAAAAAGAGCTAAAATATACTCAGGATGCAGTTGCCAATTATAAAAGATTAAGCCCTGTAATCTGGCATGGCGATATGTACCGAATGATTTCTCCTTACGAAGATAGTCGTGCGGTATTAATGTATGTTGATGAATCTAAAGACAAAGCCGTTTTATTTTCTTACACGCTTCATCCGCTTTATGATCCACAATATAATTTGGTTCGTTTTCAAGGTTTAGATGCCAATAAAACCTATAAAGTAGAAGAAATCAATTTAATGCCTGAAGCAAAGAAAACGCTCGAAGAATCGGGAGCATCTTTTACAGGAGATTATTTGATGAATGTAGGCTTGAGAGTTTCTTCTTCAAAAGTAGAATCGAGTGTTGTGCTTGAAATAACCGCAGTATCTGGTAATTAG
- a CDS encoding SusC/RagA family TonB-linked outer membrane protein, which translates to MTKQKPTKDWLSSETWKITKLTSGALLALTLQASFAAESKETKFSTKLTSNLTLTKGENASLFVEKLVKGKVTGPQGEPLPGVNILVKGTKITATTDFDGNFTIEVPDSNSILVFSYTGFVTKEVPADQAASIKLEEQNQTLNEVVVVGYGTQKKASTTGAIASIKGGVLTQNASANVSNGIAGRMSGVIASNRSGRPGDDSSTLLIRGFNSFGGGTSPLVVVDGIPDRDLNRINPDDIESVTVLKDASAAIYGVRSANGVILVTTKRGKVGAPTIKVDGSYGIQQLTRMSERVNSWEYMTYYNELNAHKGTTLPYTQSEIDKYKAGNDPNYTSTDWMKQVYRKDAPQANVSLSVNGGNEQVKYFFSGQYLNQESNLRYSDERYRQFNLRSNIDVNITSNFKVNLDIATRKEDRNYPAVSIGSIMHETVSMYPFIPAYWKNGSPSSGITNGRNPILMSSPSAGYDHVINLIVNPKIGFELKLPKITEGLSLSGYAAFDYNVRSEKKFTKPWDAYSYDKTNDSYNNVKNSTSITSVMQDERIANQNTYFAKLAYDRKFNKHSVNAFVGYEQTTMDKTQTYAYRRDLLSDQLDQIFTGSTKGQNATGGAYQDGRESFLGRVAYNFDDKYFAEVSARYNGSFNFPSSTRWGMFPAISAGWKISEEPFFKNNIKAIDQLKIRASWGRMGNDDLRETINGVDYLNQYLFLTRYQLTTDQQLYSYFGSDYTLNNSIYLSSTPNPNITWEIQDSKNIGFDFGFFGNKLTATFDYFSNKRSDILAARNASVPLYTGLSLPKENIGKTVNRGTDWSVNYADNINSFKYSVGFNFTYAQSEVLFRDEAENIPAWQKSTGRAIDSWLVYQTNGIYRTQAEVDNSPHFEGAKPGDLWVKDTDNDGNITSNDKVRIPESATPKIAYGIPIRAEYKGFSVDMLWTGQAKARQMILPQAQGAIVAPPRWLYEDRYTAENPNSKYPVAFNDSDPRNNIPADFWLRDASFFRLKSLEVSYTLPEKLLSRFGVVNTRFYAGGTNLFSIDHMKQYNLDPETNNTTGINYPQTRIYRIGVSIEL; encoded by the coding sequence ATGACCAAACAAAAACCAACAAAAGATTGGCTTTCTTCTGAGACATGGAAGATTACCAAACTAACATCGGGAGCCCTATTGGCGCTTACGTTACAAGCTTCTTTTGCCGCTGAGTCAAAAGAAACAAAATTTTCTACTAAGCTGACCAGCAATCTAACTTTGACAAAAGGCGAAAATGCATCACTGTTTGTAGAAAAACTTGTAAAAGGAAAAGTAACTGGCCCGCAAGGAGAACCGCTTCCGGGTGTAAACATTCTTGTAAAAGGAACAAAAATAACCGCGACTACTGACTTTGACGGTAATTTTACTATTGAGGTTCCAGATTCCAACAGTATTCTTGTTTTTTCTTACACAGGCTTTGTAACCAAAGAAGTTCCAGCAGATCAAGCAGCAAGCATTAAGCTTGAAGAGCAAAACCAGACTTTAAATGAAGTTGTAGTTGTAGGATACGGTACGCAAAAGAAAGCTTCTACAACTGGGGCAATTGCTTCGATTAAAGGAGGCGTTTTAACGCAAAATGCATCTGCAAACGTATCAAACGGAATTGCGGGACGTATGTCTGGAGTAATCGCTAGCAACCGTTCTGGAAGACCTGGAGATGATAGCTCTACACTTTTAATTAGAGGTTTCAACTCTTTTGGAGGAGGTACGAGTCCGCTTGTAGTTGTAGATGGTATTCCTGACCGTGATTTGAACAGGATTAACCCTGACGACATCGAATCTGTAACGGTTCTGAAAGATGCATCGGCAGCGATTTATGGAGTTCGTTCTGCAAATGGGGTAATTCTGGTAACGACTAAAAGAGGAAAAGTAGGTGCTCCAACCATCAAAGTAGACGGTTCTTACGGTATTCAGCAGTTGACGAGAATGAGCGAAAGAGTTAATTCTTGGGAATACATGACGTATTATAACGAACTTAATGCCCACAAAGGAACAACGCTGCCTTATACTCAGTCAGAAATTGACAAATACAAAGCTGGAAACGATCCTAACTACACAAGTACAGACTGGATGAAACAGGTTTACAGAAAAGATGCTCCGCAAGCCAACGTTTCTCTTTCTGTTAATGGAGGTAATGAGCAGGTAAAATACTTCTTTTCTGGACAATACTTAAATCAAGAAAGTAACCTTAGATACAGCGACGAGAGATACAGACAATTCAATTTGAGATCAAACATTGACGTTAATATCACTTCAAACTTTAAGGTAAACTTAGACATTGCTACTCGTAAAGAAGATAGAAATTACCCAGCAGTAAGCATTGGAAGCATTATGCACGAGACGGTTAGTATGTATCCTTTTATTCCAGCATACTGGAAAAATGGTTCCCCATCGTCTGGTATTACAAATGGTAGAAACCCAATTTTAATGTCTTCTCCTTCGGCAGGTTACGATCATGTGATCAACTTAATCGTAAATCCAAAAATCGGATTTGAACTGAAATTGCCAAAAATAACTGAAGGATTATCGCTTAGCGGATATGCTGCATTTGACTATAATGTGCGTAGTGAAAAGAAATTCACAAAACCTTGGGATGCTTATTCTTATGACAAAACAAACGATAGTTATAATAACGTAAAAAACAGCACGAGTATAACAAGCGTAATGCAGGATGAGCGAATTGCCAATCAAAATACGTATTTCGCAAAATTAGCGTACGATCGTAAATTCAATAAACATTCGGTAAATGCTTTTGTAGGATATGAGCAGACTACAATGGACAAAACTCAAACCTATGCTTACAGAAGAGATTTATTGAGCGATCAATTGGATCAGATTTTCACAGGAAGCACTAAAGGGCAAAATGCTACGGGCGGTGCTTATCAAGATGGACGTGAAAGTTTCCTTGGAAGAGTTGCGTACAATTTTGATGATAAATATTTTGCAGAAGTTTCTGCTCGTTATAACGGATCATTCAATTTCCCATCTTCAACTCGTTGGGGTATGTTCCCTGCTATTAGTGCAGGTTGGAAAATATCTGAAGAGCCGTTCTTTAAAAATAATATAAAAGCAATTGATCAGCTTAAAATAAGAGCTTCTTGGGGAAGAATGGGTAATGATGATTTGAGAGAAACTATTAATGGCGTAGACTACCTTAATCAATATCTTTTCTTAACAAGATATCAATTAACTACAGATCAGCAGCTTTACAGCTACTTTGGATCAGACTATACGTTAAACAACAGTATTTATCTTTCTTCTACTCCAAACCCAAATATTACTTGGGAAATACAAGACTCTAAAAACATTGGTTTTGACTTTGGATTCTTTGGAAACAAATTGACAGCAACTTTTGATTATTTCAGCAATAAAAGATCGGACATCTTAGCGGCAAGAAATGCTTCTGTGCCATTGTACACAGGATTATCTCTTCCAAAAGAGAATATCGGAAAGACCGTAAACAGAGGTACTGACTGGTCTGTTAATTACGCTGATAATATTAATAGTTTTAAATATAGTGTTGGTTTTAATTTTACTTATGCGCAAAGCGAAGTATTGTTTCGTGATGAAGCAGAAAACATTCCAGCTTGGCAAAAATCAACAGGAAGAGCTATCGATTCTTGGTTAGTATACCAAACCAACGGAATTTACCGCACTCAAGCAGAGGTTGACAACTCGCCTCACTTTGAAGGAGCAAAACCAGGTGATCTTTGGGTAAAAGATACTGACAACGACGGAAACATCACTTCTAATGACAAAGTGAGAATTCCAGAATCTGCAACTCCAAAAATTGCTTACGGTATTCCAATCAGAGCAGAATATAAAGGTTTTTCTGTAGATATGCTTTGGACTGGGCAGGCAAAAGCTAGACAAATGATTCTTCCGCAAGCTCAGGGCGCTATCGTGGCACCGCCAAGATGGTTATACGAAGACAGATACACAGCCGAAAATCCAAATTCTAAATACCCTGTTGCATTCAATGATTCTGATCCGAGAAACAATATTCCAGCTGACTTCTGGTTAAGAGATGCTTCATTCTTTAGATTAAAATCTTTAGAGGTTTCCTATACATTGCCAGAAAAACTGCTTTCTAGATTCGGAGTAGTGAACACCAGATTTTATGCGGGAGGAACCAATTTGTTTTCTATCGACCACATGAAACAGTACAATTTAGATCCTGAAACCAACAATACAACAGGAATAAATTATCCGCAGACCCGTATTTACAGAATCGGTGTAAGCATTGAATTATAA
- a CDS encoding RagB/SusD family nutrient uptake outer membrane protein, which yields MKNYNIYKLINIKKKALIAASLFIALAATSCSEDPLDKAPLDSYTDENVWNDLKLTEAFANNLYTVLPSTQHNWNDRTNRSWILSTACDEAFNNFNDYDVWNLNSGALTPDNAGDFNTWKPTYATIQNCNIFLSRIDNVPGDEAWRNRLKGEVLFLRAYAYFKLISDYGGVPLVTKPFELNSNFKVDRSTYDQCVDFIVGELDKAAELLPLAAKDLGRVTKGAALAIKSRTLLYAASPQWNPSNDLAKWKKASDAAKAVMDLNIYSLYDKKYEDLFTTNNSEVIFSRLSSKDPQWSAFNGVEMFNSPSGFHGWANFAPSQSHIDAYGTADGKDITDPTSGYDPQKPYVNRDPRFYKNIVYDGRAYGKPEFFQDRYDAGSSNKAEFFEGGLDSPQGWDTWNASKTRYTFRKYCDTTYNYNNETQTNKAWIISRLGEIYLNYAESEFKLGHEATAIQYLNLIRQRAGITNPLTGLTGAALENKIRNERQVELCLEGFRYYDVRRWKIAEETENKPLMGVIITKNSDGSKTYTYSKVQERIFKPQHYLLPIPRDEINRTGLPQNPGYN from the coding sequence ATGAAAAATTATAACATCTATAAACTAATAAATATAAAAAAGAAAGCTCTTATCGCTGCTTCTCTTTTTATTGCTCTTGCTGCAACATCTTGCAGTGAAGACCCTTTAGACAAAGCTCCCTTGGATTCTTACACCGATGAAAACGTGTGGAATGACTTAAAACTTACAGAAGCTTTTGCCAACAATCTATATACCGTATTGCCAAGTACGCAGCACAACTGGAATGACAGAACCAACCGCAGCTGGATTCTATCTACTGCTTGTGATGAAGCGTTCAATAATTTTAACGATTATGATGTATGGAATCTAAATTCTGGTGCTCTTACACCAGATAACGCAGGAGATTTCAACACTTGGAAACCTACTTATGCTACCATTCAAAACTGCAATATCTTTTTGTCCCGAATCGATAACGTGCCAGGAGATGAAGCTTGGAGAAACAGATTAAAAGGCGAAGTGCTGTTTTTAAGAGCGTATGCTTACTTCAAATTAATCAGCGATTACGGAGGAGTTCCTCTTGTTACGAAGCCTTTTGAATTAAATAGCAATTTTAAAGTAGACCGAAGCACTTATGACCAATGCGTTGACTTTATTGTGGGTGAGTTAGACAAAGCTGCCGAATTGCTTCCTTTAGCCGCTAAAGATTTGGGAAGAGTTACAAAAGGTGCCGCTCTTGCCATTAAATCGAGAACATTGCTTTATGCAGCAAGTCCGCAATGGAACCCTTCTAATGATTTGGCAAAATGGAAAAAAGCATCAGACGCTGCAAAAGCGGTTATGGATTTAAATATCTATTCGCTTTACGATAAAAAGTACGAAGATTTGTTTACAACCAACAATTCAGAAGTTATTTTCTCTCGTTTATCTAGCAAAGATCCTCAATGGAGTGCTTTTAATGGTGTAGAAATGTTCAATTCGCCAAGCGGTTTTCACGGATGGGCAAACTTTGCGCCAAGCCAAAGCCATATCGATGCTTATGGAACTGCTGACGGAAAAGACATTACTGACCCAACTTCTGGCTATGATCCTCAAAAGCCTTATGTAAACAGAGATCCGCGTTTTTATAAAAATATCGTTTACGACGGACGCGCGTACGGAAAACCTGAGTTCTTTCAAGATCGTTACGATGCAGGAAGCTCCAATAAAGCCGAATTTTTCGAAGGCGGTTTAGATTCTCCTCAAGGATGGGATACTTGGAACGCTAGTAAAACACGTTACACTTTCCGTAAATATTGCGATACAACTTACAATTACAACAACGAAACGCAAACCAATAAAGCTTGGATTATATCTCGTTTAGGAGAAATTTATTTGAACTATGCTGAATCAGAGTTTAAATTAGGTCATGAAGCAACTGCAATCCAATATCTTAATTTAATCAGACAGCGTGCTGGAATTACTAATCCTTTAACTGGTTTGACTGGAGCAGCTTTAGAGAATAAAATTCGTAACGAAAGACAAGTTGAATTATGTCTTGAAGGATTCCGCTACTATGATGTGCGCCGTTGGAAAATTGCCGAAGAAACAGAAAATAAACCTCTTATGGGAGTTATTATTACCAAAAACAGTGATGGTTCTAAGACGTACACTTATTCCAAAGTACAGGAAAGGATTTTCAAACCCCAACACTATCTGCTTCCTATTCCGAGAGACGAAATTAACAGAACAGGTTTACCCCAGAACCCAGGTTATAATTAA
- the bioB gene encoding biotin synthase BioB, whose amino-acid sequence MNKQVRNDWKKEEIQAIYDQPLLELVYQAATVHRNWHKPSEIQVCTLLSVKTGGCPEDCSYCGQAARYHTDIKVQALLPTETVLAHAQKAKEGGSSRFCMAAAWREVRNNKDFDRVIEMVKGVNDLGLEVCCTLGMLTEEQAIRLQEAGLYAYNHNLDTSESYYDEIISTRKFDQRLDTINNVRKAGITVCSGGIIGLGESDGDRISMLLTLATMPVHPESVPVNALARVKGTPLENNPKVPLWDMVRMIATARIVMPASIVRLSAGRIEMTEEEQAWCFMAGANSIFTGERETLLVTPNPGLSEDMQMFQNLGLKPLVKENKSSCSVI is encoded by the coding sequence ATGAATAAGCAAGTAAGAAACGACTGGAAAAAAGAAGAAATTCAAGCTATCTACGATCAGCCTTTATTAGAACTGGTTTATCAGGCTGCGACTGTACACCGCAATTGGCATAAACCATCAGAAATACAGGTTTGCACATTGCTTTCTGTAAAAACAGGCGGCTGTCCTGAAGACTGCTCTTACTGCGGACAGGCGGCACGTTACCACACCGATATAAAAGTGCAAGCGCTTCTTCCGACAGAAACGGTTCTTGCGCACGCACAAAAAGCAAAAGAAGGCGGTTCTTCCCGCTTCTGTATGGCTGCAGCATGGCGTGAAGTCCGAAATAACAAAGATTTTGACCGTGTGATAGAAATGGTAAAAGGCGTAAACGATCTTGGACTCGAAGTTTGCTGCACTCTCGGAATGCTTACCGAAGAGCAGGCCATTCGTCTTCAGGAAGCAGGCCTTTATGCTTACAACCATAATTTAGACACTTCAGAAAGTTATTACGATGAAATAATCAGCACACGCAAATTTGACCAGCGCCTTGATACCATAAATAACGTCAGAAAAGCAGGAATCACAGTTTGCTCGGGCGGCATCATTGGTTTAGGAGAATCTGATGGCGATAGAATTTCGATGCTGCTAACCTTAGCAACCATGCCTGTTCATCCTGAATCTGTTCCGGTAAATGCATTGGCCAGAGTAAAAGGAACTCCTTTAGAAAACAATCCGAAAGTGCCTCTTTGGGACATGGTTCGTATGATCGCCACTGCGCGTATAGTTATGCCTGCTTCTATAGTGCGCTTAAGTGCCGGACGCATCGAAATGACCGAAGAAGAACAAGCTTGGTGTTTTATGGCGGGCGCCAATTCTATTTTTACCGGAGAACGCGAAACTTTATTGGTAACGCCAAACCCAGGGCTGTCTGAAGATATGCAGATGTTTCAGAATCTTGGTCTAAAACCTTTGGTTAAAGAAAATAAAAGCAGCTGTTCGGTGATTTAA
- a CDS encoding DNA-deoxyinosine glycosylase — protein MLKKALQPLIDNATVILIMGTMAGEQSIAKQEYYANRGNLFWKILFAVFEEEFSTSYEDRKALLKKHNIGLWNVLKSCKREGSSDATITEETINDFENLHKQFPNIKYVFFESKAAAKYFQKYAVPQKNVTYMTLPSTSGLNAGLTAAEKMEQWKAVSQIRLSIKNNY, from the coding sequence ATGCTAAAAAAAGCCCTTCAGCCTTTGATAGACAATGCTACAGTTATACTAATTATGGGCACTATGGCGGGCGAACAGTCTATTGCCAAGCAGGAATATTATGCAAACAGAGGCAACCTTTTCTGGAAAATTCTGTTTGCTGTTTTTGAGGAAGAATTCAGCACTTCTTACGAAGATCGAAAAGCATTGCTTAAAAAACACAACATTGGTCTTTGGAATGTTCTTAAAAGCTGCAAAAGAGAAGGCAGCAGCGATGCCACCATAACAGAAGAAACAATTAACGATTTTGAGAACCTGCATAAACAGTTTCCTAACATAAAGTATGTCTTTTTTGAAAGTAAAGCCGCCGCAAAATACTTTCAAAAATATGCTGTACCGCAGAAAAATGTGACTTATATGACTCTGCCCTCCACTAGCGGACTCAATGCAGGTTTAACAGCAGCAGAAAAAATGGAACAGTGGAAAGCTGTATCGCAAATAAGGCTTTCTATAAAAAATAACTATTAG
- a CDS encoding EthD family reductase, translated as MAKMTVIYKTPKDIDLFNKHYFEVHIPLAKKLPGLIRYEISKGPVFSTTGHSDVYRVANLYFESLDMMMESFKSDIGQQCAADRRILASDNEVQIYVYDVENT; from the coding sequence ATGGCAAAAATGACTGTAATTTACAAAACACCAAAAGACATCGACTTATTCAATAAACATTATTTCGAAGTGCATATTCCATTAGCGAAGAAGCTTCCAGGATTGATAAGGTATGAAATAAGCAAAGGGCCGGTTTTTTCAACCACAGGGCATTCAGATGTCTATCGTGTGGCAAATTTATATTTTGAATCTTTAGATATGATGATGGAATCTTTTAAGTCGGATATTGGACAGCAATGCGCCGCTGACCGCAGAATTCTGGCCAGTGATAACGAGGTGCAGATTTATGTGTATGATGTAGAAAATACCTGA
- a CDS encoding GlxA family transcriptional regulator — protein sequence MKQLTILVPEGDNNLSSISGAYEIFKKANAFYKANGKKELFHIQLAGISEKVEFNEGIFTVKPHVHISQVVKNDLIIIPSLNHNYNLALEHNEELVQWLRKQYVKGAEIATICTGAFMLAASGLLDGKSCSTHWSVKENFSRMFPKINLQIDELITDENGIYTNGGAYSFLNLMLYLIEKYYGRTTAVYCAKVFQIEMNRSTQSQFIIFSGQKKHEDEMVLHAQSYIEQNLGEKLSMNDLSIKFNVSRRNFDRRFIKATGNTPGEYQQRVKIEAAKKAFETDRKTVNEVMYEVGYSDVKAFRDAFKKITGIPPIEYKKKYHKGAA from the coding sequence ATGAAACAGCTTACCATTTTAGTTCCTGAAGGAGACAATAATCTCTCAAGCATATCTGGCGCATACGAAATCTTTAAGAAGGCAAATGCATTTTATAAAGCAAATGGCAAAAAAGAATTGTTTCATATCCAGCTGGCAGGAATTTCTGAAAAAGTAGAATTTAATGAAGGAATCTTTACGGTAAAACCTCACGTTCATATTTCGCAGGTTGTTAAAAACGATCTTATTATTATCCCGTCATTAAATCACAATTACAATCTAGCCCTTGAACATAATGAAGAACTTGTGCAATGGCTGCGAAAACAATACGTAAAGGGCGCTGAAATTGCCACGATCTGTACGGGAGCCTTTATGCTAGCCGCATCTGGACTTCTTGACGGAAAGAGCTGTTCTACGCACTGGTCTGTCAAAGAAAATTTCAGCAGGATGTTTCCTAAAATAAATCTGCAGATTGATGAACTGATTACTGATGAGAATGGAATTTATACCAATGGCGGCGCTTATTCTTTTCTGAATCTAATGCTTTACCTTATCGAAAAATATTATGGCCGAACTACTGCTGTCTACTGTGCAAAGGTATTTCAGATCGAAATGAACCGAAGTACGCAGTCACAGTTTATTATTTTCTCCGGCCAAAAGAAACATGAAGACGAAATGGTGCTCCATGCGCAGTCTTATATCGAACAAAATTTGGGAGAAAAGCTTTCTATGAATGATCTTTCCATTAAATTTAATGTCAGCAGAAGAAATTTTGACCGCAGATTTATAAAAGCTACGGGAAATACTCCTGGCGAATATCAGCAAAGAGTAAAAATAGAAGCGGCCAAAAAAGCTTTTGAAACAGACCGCAAAACGGTAAATGAAGTGATGTACGAAGTAGGCTATTCTGATGTAAAAGCCTTTCGCGACGCATTTAAAAAAATTACAGGAATTCCGCCAATAGAATATAAAAAGAAATACCATAAAGGCGCAGCTTAG